ACGCCTGATGAGAATTGTTTCAAACTGTCTGTTAACCATGCAAATATTTTGATTGACAGCAGGGTGTGGGGTATCGTAAATAGTATCCTCCAGCAGCACTACGTGCTGCAGTTTTGAGTGCTGAGTTTTTAGTTAAAATTTCACCAAAGGAGTTTTGATATGTTATCAAAAAGGGCAAGTTTATTAAAACCATCACCGACGTTAGCAATTGCCGCAAAGGAGAAAGAGCTTAAGGCAAAGGGCATTGACATTGCGGGATTTGGTGCGGGAGAACCCGATTTTAACACACCTGAACATATAAAGCAGGCAGCCATAAAGGCAATTAATGATAATTTTACCCGGTATACACCGGCTACCGGCATAGATCCCCTGAAGGATGCCGTGATTGAGAAGTTTAAAAGGGACAACGGCCTTACATATAAGCGTGATGAGGTTATCATCTCATGCGGCGGCAAACACAGCCTCTATAATCTCTTCCAGGCCATATTCCAGGAGGGCGATGAGGTCATTATCCCTGCGCCGTACTGGGTTTCCTACCCACCCATGGTAGAGCTTGCCGGGGCAAAACCGGTGATCGTGGAGACGCAGGAAGATGAGGACTACCAGATTACAGCGCAAATGGTGAAGAAGTACATAAATAAAAATACAAAGGGAATAATTCTCAACTACCCGTCAAACCCTGTTGGTTCCATATTTTACCGTGAAAATCTGGAGCAGATCGGGAAGCTTGCAGTGGAAAATAATTTTTACATAATATCTGATGAGATTTATGAAAAACTGACATATGATGATTATACCCATGCAAGCATTGCATCCCTCGATCCTGCCTTCAAAGAAAGAACGATAATCTGCCACGGCGTAGCGAAAACCTATGCAATGACAGGATGGAGGATCGGTTTTGCCGCAGGGCAGTCAGGTATCATAAAGGCTATGGGGAATATCCAGAGCCAGAGTACGTCAAATCCTACATCTATTTCACAGATGGCTGCCGTTGCAGCGCTAAACGGTCCCCAGGACAGCATAACTCTTATGCTCGAAGCTTTTAAAAAGAGGAGAGACTATCTTGTCAAGGAGTTGAAAAGCATACCGGGCGTAACCTGTTACAACCCGAAAGGCGCCTTCTATGTGTTCCCTAATTTCAACAATGTGCTTGGAAAAAAATATAAGGGCAGGGTAGTGGACACATCTACAGCATTGACAGAAATCCTTCTTGAAGATTTTCATACTGCGGTTGTTCCGGGGGTTGAATTCGGCAAAGAAGGCTATTTGAGACTCTCTTTTGCAGCTTCAATGGAAGTCATTGAAAAGGGTGTTGAGCGAATAAAGAAGGCCGTGGCATCCTTCGAGTGATTAGATCGCACCAGGCCTTTTCCCTGTTTTCATATAATTGAAATAATGGAGGATAATATCTCTGTGATCAAAAGCAATTATTTGTGGCAGGGCATCTTCGCGGAATACATCTGCCCGTCTTGCATCGTCCTGTCCCTTCAGTTCTCCCCTTCCGTCACCTATAAAGACAACTGAAACGGTATGAAACCTCGGGTCTCTGCCAGGTTTTGAGTAAGCGTGAAATTGTTCAATCAGAGCAACATCAAGTGAAGTCTCCTCTTTTGCTTCCCTTATTGCTGCTTCTTCAAGGGATTCACCGATATCCACAAAGCCTCCCGGCAGAGCCCATCCCGGCGGAGGATTTTTCCTTTCAATGAATACGATACCGTCTTTATAGCGGATGATTATATCAACGGTAAGAAGCGGGGTCTTGAGGTCTTTTAGCCCCATATGAGTTCCTCCTGTGAACCGTGAACCATTCTTTACATGAACATACCATCTATGTTATTTATCCTGCAACAATGGATTTTGAGATCATCATAGACAGTCATTCTCACTGGGGTCCTTCGATAACCCTCGGCACAGATGTTACGACAGGAGAACTTCAGAGCCAGATGAAGGAATCGGGGATTGATTATGTTGCTGTAATCCCTTTTCCATCGACGGCTATAGAGAATAACAGCATAAATGTGAAGATTCTTGAAGAATCAAAAAGGGTAGGGGGCTTCATACCTTATCATTACATAAGGGAAGACTACGACAAAGAGGGCTTTGATCCTATACCTGAAGCATATTGCGGAGGAAAATGGCACTGGATGAGGGGATGGCAGGATTCGGCGTCAAATTATAAAGTCTTTGATGATAAAAATCTGCCTCAGCTTATTGAAAAGATCATAAAAACAGATAAGCCGGTTATCTTCGAAGAAGAGTTGCGATTTACCGAAAGATTTGTTGATATGGCCAAAGGCATGAAGATTATCATCCCCCACCTTGGTATGCTCGGCGGGAATCCTTATGATTTTTTAAAAAGCTTCAAAAACAATAAAAATG
This genomic interval from Pseudomonadota bacterium contains the following:
- a CDS encoding NUDIX hydrolase, which produces MGLKDLKTPLLTVDIIIRYKDGIVFIERKNPPPGWALPGGFVDIGESLEEAAIREAKEETSLDVALIEQFHAYSKPGRDPRFHTVSVVFIGDGRGELKGQDDARRADVFREDALPQIIAFDHRDIILHYFNYMKTGKRPGAI
- a CDS encoding amidohydrolase family protein, whose amino-acid sequence is MNHSLHEHTIYVIYPATMDFEIIIDSHSHWGPSITLGTDVTTGELQSQMKESGIDYVAVIPFPSTAIENNSINVKILEESKRVGGFIPYHYIREDYDKEGFDPIPEAYCGGKWHWMRGWQDSASNYKVFDDKNLPQLIEKIIKTDKPVIFEEELRFTERFVDMAKGMKIIIPHLGMLGGNPYDFLKSFKNNKNVYFDTALGSREAILDFVKTVGPERVLFGSDVPFGSMRSELSKVLSLPIPEDDKDLLLSRNFIRLTQFKP
- a CDS encoding pyridoxal phosphate-dependent aminotransferase; translated protein: MLSKRASLLKPSPTLAIAAKEKELKAKGIDIAGFGAGEPDFNTPEHIKQAAIKAINDNFTRYTPATGIDPLKDAVIEKFKRDNGLTYKRDEVIISCGGKHSLYNLFQAIFQEGDEVIIPAPYWVSYPPMVELAGAKPVIVETQEDEDYQITAQMVKKYINKNTKGIILNYPSNPVGSIFYRENLEQIGKLAVENNFYIISDEIYEKLTYDDYTHASIASLDPAFKERTIICHGVAKTYAMTGWRIGFAAGQSGIIKAMGNIQSQSTSNPTSISQMAAVAALNGPQDSITLMLEAFKKRRDYLVKELKSIPGVTCYNPKGAFYVFPNFNNVLGKKYKGRVVDTSTALTEILLEDFHTAVVPGVEFGKEGYLRLSFAASMEVIEKGVERIKKAVASFE